GAAATTCCCAGACTTTCAGAAGAAGAAGAGCGTGTCTTAGGCCTGAAAGTGAGGGACCATGGCGATCAATCGGCAGCCAAAAAGCTGGTTTATCACAACATGCGTCTCGCCATTAAAATGGCGCATCAGTATCGTCGCTCTTGGACCTTGATGATGGACTTGGTGCAAGAAGCCCTAACGGGCATGGGTATCGCCTCCAAACGCTGGGACCCGGATGAAAACACCCGTTTTGGGACTTATGCCGCTTATTGGATAAAAGCTCAGCTGTCCAAGTTTCTGATGACTAATTCTCGTTTGATTCACACAGGTAACAGCCGGGCCGGTCGTAAGGTATATTTTGCGCTACCGCAAATTCGGCGGGCGCTTTTAGCTAAAGGGCAAAATCCAACGCCTGAGTTAATTGCCAAAGAGTTAGGTGAAGACCCTGAAGAAGTAGCGTTGATTTTATCGCGTTTAGACAGCAAGGAATCGAGCCTTTCTGCGCCGATTAACTCAGATCTTGATAATACCTTAGGGGATACTTTGGCGTCCGATTGGGATAGTCCGGAAACCACCAGCGCTCGGACGCAGATTCAAAACACCATTGAAAAAATGATTAATAGTTTTGAAAAAAACCTTGATTCAGAACGCGATAAGGTTATATGGAAAGAACACTTAGTTGCTGGAGAGCCAGTGAATTTGGTAGAGTTAGGCAGGCGTTATGGGGTTTCCAAGCAGCGTATGGGTCAGTTGGCTGACAGGTTAAAGAAATCTTTTCGCAGACATGTGATTGACACCTTAGGCCCTCATACGCAACTATCTTGGCTATTTAGTGAAGATGAGGGTGGGTAGGAAGCACATGAAGAACTTAAAAGCTTTTGTGATAACAGTTTCAGCGATTGTCATTGTAACGGCAGTTGTTGGATTTTTTATTGTATTTCAGGTAGCACCTCAGTCAGCCTTCGCGCGGCTAGTGGTTGATATCGGTACGCTGATAGCTTTGATAAGTGCCTGCATTACTGTGCCTAAAGTTGCCGATTTAAAAACTGATGAAATTGCAGATGGTTTGAGAGATTTGGCCAGGGGCCGGTATGATCGGCGCATGGTTCATAAAGATTTTGATCAATTAAGTGATATCGCCCAAGCTTTCAACGAGTTGGCTGGCACCTTGGCGGACAATACGGATCCAAGCTTAAGCCGAAATAAAGCCGCTCGTTTTCCTAAGCTTGAGCCTGTGGTACAAAGGGCTGCGCTTTATGAAGAACACAGTTACCACCCAGAGTTGGGGCAGGTGCAGGCAGTTCCCGCTAAGAACACCCTGACAGATCTGTACGAGCAGTTTAAGGAAGCTCACCATTTGCAGGGCCAACAAACCGTGGATTTTGATACCTTCGAAACCACGCTATCTAAAGCCAAAGAAGCCTTGGTGAAGGAACATGGGGTTAAATCAGTTCGCTTTGAAGTGGTGCTAGAAAGCGGAGAGGTCGCCTTAAGACCTAGACTGGTGCGCTAACACATGCTAGGTATCTAAACCTATGGCACGCGTCACCGTACAAGATTGTTTAGAAGTTGTTGAAAATCGATTCGCTTTGGTTTTATTGGCTGCTGCAAGAAGCCGCCAGTTGATGAAAGGCAGCCGCTCCTTGGTGGAAGGCTTTAAAAACAACGAGCAAGTGATTGCTTTGCGTGAAATCGCTGCCGGTAAAGTTAAATTCAATCGCTCGATCCGTGAAGTGCTCGAGTCCTCCATTACCGAATTAGATCACGAGTACGAAGCTTCTCGCAGTGTCCAAGCCTAAAGCGATGGGTGAAGTTGTTCATCTGAACTTCACAAAGCCCCCCTCCAATATCCAAAAACTGAATGCTTTTAAAAAACATTTAGACAAAGGGGTGGTGCTCATTTTATTAGACAGTAGCAGGCCCGGTGTCGTTGTCCCTCCGCAATACGCAGGGGACGAAGTCTTAGGCCTTAA
This sequence is a window from Myxococcota bacterium. Protein-coding genes within it:
- a CDS encoding sigma-70 family RNA polymerase sigma factor, whose protein sequence is MLPQTTKAEPANLVKRASIQLADAGGEWVSSGKGEDNLYASFVRKATEIPRLSEEEERVLGLKVRDHGDQSAAKKLVYHNMRLAIKMAHQYRRSWTLMMDLVQEALTGMGIASKRWDPDENTRFGTYAAYWIKAQLSKFLMTNSRLIHTGNSRAGRKVYFALPQIRRALLAKGQNPTPELIAKELGEDPEEVALILSRLDSKESSLSAPINSDLDNTLGDTLASDWDSPETTSARTQIQNTIEKMINSFEKNLDSERDKVIWKEHLVAGEPVNLVELGRRYGVSKQRMGQLADRLKKSFRRHVIDTLGPHTQLSWLFSEDEGG
- a CDS encoding MXAN_5187 C-terminal domain-containing protein, producing the protein MKNLKAFVITVSAIVIVTAVVGFFIVFQVAPQSAFARLVVDIGTLIALISACITVPKVADLKTDEIADGLRDLARGRYDRRMVHKDFDQLSDIAQAFNELAGTLADNTDPSLSRNKAARFPKLEPVVQRAALYEEHSYHPELGQVQAVPAKNTLTDLYEQFKEAHHLQGQQTVDFDTFETTLSKAKEALVKEHGVKSVRFEVVLESGEVALRPRLVR
- the rpoZ gene encoding DNA-directed RNA polymerase subunit omega; amino-acid sequence: MARVTVQDCLEVVENRFALVLLAAARSRQLMKGSRSLVEGFKNNEQVIALREIAAGKVKFNRSIREVLESSITELDHEYEASRSVQA